Proteins found in one Halobaculum sp. MBLA0147 genomic segment:
- the hisE gene encoding phosphoribosyl-ATP diphosphatase, whose translation MAELFATIEDRKRELPEDSYTASLFTHEKGANAVLEKLGEETTELVLAAKDGDEAEIRHESADIVYHLLVLLAMEDMTLADLDAELRERFA comes from the coding sequence CTGGCGGAGCTGTTCGCCACGATCGAGGACCGCAAACGCGAGTTGCCAGAGGACTCGTACACGGCGTCGTTGTTCACCCACGAGAAGGGCGCGAACGCGGTGTTGGAGAAGCTCGGGGAGGAGACGACGGAACTCGTCCTGGCGGCGAAGGACGGCGACGAGGCTGAGATCCGCCACGAGAGCGCCGACATCGTCTACCACCTGCTCGTCCTGCTGGCGATGGAGGACATGACACTGGCGGACCTCGACGCGGAACTGCGCGAGCGGTTCGCCTGA
- the hisH gene encoding imidazole glycerol phosphate synthase subunit HisH, with the protein MSDSDVAVVVVDYGLGNLRSVTRGLERAGADVTVSEDPAAIHDADGVVLPGVGAFREGMDNAGPYREALAEYAAAGRPLFGICLGMQMLLSTSEEAEREGQGDAEGLDLIPGRNVRFREAEPIPQMGWNELDVEREHPLVEGVDGEYAYFVHSYYAVPDDDGAVVTTTDYDGEPFASIVANDAGNVFGTQFHPEKSGETGLRILENFVEICADSDA; encoded by the coding sequence ATGAGCGACAGTGACGTGGCGGTCGTCGTGGTGGACTACGGGCTCGGGAACCTCAGGAGCGTCACCCGCGGGTTGGAGCGGGCCGGCGCGGACGTGACCGTCTCGGAGGACCCGGCCGCGATCCACGACGCCGACGGCGTGGTGCTCCCCGGCGTGGGCGCGTTCCGCGAGGGGATGGACAACGCCGGGCCGTACCGCGAGGCGCTCGCGGAGTACGCCGCCGCCGGCCGCCCGCTGTTCGGGATCTGTCTCGGGATGCAGATGCTGTTGTCCACCAGCGAGGAGGCCGAACGCGAGGGCCAGGGTGACGCCGAGGGACTCGACCTGATCCCGGGGCGGAACGTCCGCTTCCGCGAGGCCGAGCCGATCCCGCAGATGGGGTGGAACGAACTCGACGTGGAACGGGAGCACCCGCTCGTCGAGGGTGTCGACGGGGAGTACGCCTACTTCGTCCACTCCTACTACGCCGTGCCGGACGACGACGGCGCCGTCGTGACGACCACCGACTACGACGGCGAGCCGTTCGCCTCCATCGTCGCGAACGACGCCGGCAACGTGTTCGGCACGCAGTTCCACCCGGAGAAGAGCGGCGAGACCGGCCTCCGCATCCTCGAGAACTTCGTCGAGATCTGCGCCGACAGCGACGCCTGA
- a CDS encoding Lrp/AsnC family transcriptional regulator: MTDEERAADEGVGAGREAADESGDESETPGEATAAATATAAETATVLSILRENARTSVADLARQTGLDEATVETVIEELEAADVIRGYRAVVDWDAADAERVRAAVELDVELDRETGYGDVAERIARFPEVEALRLVSGDYDLLVEVEGDSMSEVSSFVGERVARLPAVTNTVTHYVMDTYAEAGILFGDGDDDDRRSVTP; this comes from the coding sequence ATGACCGACGAGGAGCGTGCCGCCGACGAGGGGGTGGGAGCCGGCCGCGAGGCGGCTGACGAATCGGGAGACGAGAGTGAGACGCCGGGAGAGGCGACGGCGGCGGCCACGGCGACCGCCGCGGAGACGGCGACGGTGTTGTCGATCCTCCGTGAGAACGCCCGGACGAGCGTCGCGGACCTCGCCAGACAGACCGGGCTCGACGAGGCGACCGTCGAGACGGTGATCGAGGAGTTGGAGGCCGCGGACGTGATCCGCGGTTACCGGGCGGTCGTCGACTGGGACGCCGCCGACGCAGAGCGAGTGCGTGCGGCCGTCGAGTTGGACGTGGAGTTGGACCGCGAGACGGGGTACGGCGACGTGGCCGAACGGATCGCGCGGTTCCCCGAGGTGGAGGCGTTGCGTCTCGTCAGCGGCGACTACGACCTGCTCGTCGAGGTCGAGGGGGACTCGATGAGCGAGGTGTCGTCGTTCGTCGGCGAGCGCGTCGCACGCCTCCCGGCGGTGACGAACACGGTCACCCACTACGTGATGGACACCTACGCCGAGGCGGGGATCCTGTTCGGCGACGGTGACGACGACGACCGCCGCTCCGTCACGCCATGA
- a CDS encoding pyridoxal phosphate-dependent aminotransferase, with protein sequence MTVDPAERVERVPPSGIRRFFELAEERDDVISLGVGEPDFSAPWAAREAAVTALERGRTAYTANRGRTDLRRAIADHVERAYDLSYDPAEEVLVTAGASEGIDLACRAFVDPGDTVAVVQPTYVSYVPTVTFAGGEVLDVPTDPADDYAPTRTALAAAGAEEADVLLYCDPNNPTGAAASEEQLRGVAAFAREHDLLVLADEIYAGLRYDGEHTSIATLPGMRERTVVFGGFSKTYAMTGMRLGYLLGPPEAVRAANRIHQYTMLSAPTTAQAAAVEALRSCDDAVAEMRAAYDRRREYLLSRFAELGIDCPRPKGAFYAFPAAPGGDGEAFAEALLEEAGVAVVPGDVFGAGGEGRLRVSYATGLDQLKTATARLEAFLDEEW encoded by the coding sequence ATGACCGTCGATCCCGCCGAACGCGTCGAGCGCGTACCACCCTCCGGGATCAGACGCTTCTTCGAGCTCGCGGAGGAGCGCGACGACGTGATCTCGCTCGGCGTCGGCGAACCGGACTTCTCGGCGCCGTGGGCCGCTCGCGAGGCGGCCGTGACCGCACTGGAACGTGGGCGGACGGCCTACACCGCCAACCGCGGCCGCACGGACCTCCGGCGGGCCATCGCCGACCACGTCGAGCGGGCGTACGACCTCTCGTACGACCCCGCCGAGGAGGTGTTGGTGACCGCCGGCGCGAGCGAGGGGATCGACCTCGCGTGTCGCGCGTTCGTCGACCCCGGCGACACGGTCGCGGTCGTCCAGCCGACGTACGTCTCCTACGTCCCGACGGTGACGTTCGCGGGCGGGGAGGTGCTCGACGTGCCGACGGACCCCGCCGACGACTACGCGCCGACGCGGACGGCGCTGGCGGCCGCCGGCGCCGAAGAGGCGGACGTCCTGTTGTACTGTGACCCGAACAACCCGACGGGCGCGGCGGCGAGCGAGGAACAACTCCGCGGCGTGGCGGCGTTCGCCCGCGAGCACGACCTCCTCGTGTTGGCCGACGAGATCTACGCCGGGTTGCGGTACGACGGCGAGCACACCTCCATCGCGACGCTGCCGGGGATGCGCGAGCGGACCGTCGTGTTCGGCGGGTTCTCGAAGACGTACGCGATGACGGGGATGCGACTCGGCTACCTCCTCGGCCCACCCGAGGCGGTGCGGGCCGCGAACCGCATCCACCAGTACACGATGCTGTCCGCCCCGACGACGGCCCAGGCGGCGGCCGTCGAGGCACTGCGCTCGTGTGACGACGCGGTGGCGGAGATGCGGGCGGCGTACGACCGCCGCCGGGAGTACCTGCTGTCCCGGTTCGCGGAGTTGGGGATCGACTGTCCGCGACCGAAGGGGGCGTTCTACGCGTTCCCGGCGGCACCGGGCGGGGACGGCGAGGCGTTCGCGGAGGCGCTGCTCGAGGAGGCCGGCGTCGCGGTCGTCCCCGGCGACGTGTTCGGTGCCGGCGGCGAGGGGCGGCTGCGAGTGTCGTACGCCACCGGCCTCGACCAGTTGAAGACCGCGACCGCGCGACTGGAGGCGTTCCTCGACGAGGAGTGGTAG
- a CDS encoding lysylphosphatidylglycerol synthase domain-containing protein, with product MRRLARFLVGLGVGLAALVVTVQFVGVADVVARARRLAAWALVAVVALVVSEALVDGLGVWASTQPLGSGLDGRDSLRFALAGDFFDTVSPAGPVSSEPIVARFLSVATGTGYADALGVRSTAKYVKSGSQLAVSAALGVLVVATGSVPTGTGTTTAADATASGTNTATATAPSGPSAAVIVGTLVAATVGLILVGIAAVRARGALSRLVVAVLTPVVRRLSGLWRAEPYGRAAVVAAVDRFWGRALVFGERPRLLGTIAVAGVAEQLLTAGALWVALAGTGSTAAYVPLVALVPLPQVASVVPIPGSVGAYDLLLVGAIVAVVAVPASAATAAVLVVRTTALPVAFVVGGVAAATLRGWTPRSADG from the coding sequence GTGCGCCGTCTCGCGCGGTTCCTCGTCGGACTCGGCGTCGGGCTCGCGGCGCTGGTGGTCACCGTCCAGTTCGTCGGCGTCGCGGACGTGGTGGCGCGTGCCCGCCGCCTCGCCGCGTGGGCGCTCGTCGCCGTCGTCGCGCTCGTCGTCTCCGAGGCGCTCGTCGACGGGCTCGGCGTGTGGGCCTCCACCCAGCCGCTCGGGTCGGGGCTCGACGGCCGCGACAGCCTCCGGTTCGCGCTCGCCGGCGACTTCTTCGACACCGTCAGTCCGGCCGGCCCGGTGAGTTCCGAACCCATCGTCGCGCGGTTCCTCTCCGTGGCGACGGGGACCGGCTACGCTGACGCCCTGGGCGTGCGCTCGACGGCGAAGTACGTCAAGTCCGGCTCGCAGTTGGCGGTCTCGGCTGCACTCGGCGTACTGGTGGTCGCGACTGGGAGCGTCCCGACGGGGACCGGGACGACTACCGCAGCGGACGCGACGGCGAGCGGGACGAACACTGCGACGGCGACCGCCCCGAGCGGCCCCTCGGCGGCCGTCATCGTGGGCACGCTCGTCGCCGCCACGGTCGGACTCATCCTCGTCGGGATCGCGGCGGTTCGGGCGCGTGGCGCGCTGTCACGACTGGTCGTCGCCGTTCTGACACCCGTCGTCCGTCGACTCTCCGGACTCTGGCGGGCGGAGCCGTACGGGCGCGCGGCGGTCGTCGCGGCGGTCGACCGGTTCTGGGGACGCGCACTGGTGTTCGGCGAGCGGCCGCGGCTGCTGGGCACCATCGCGGTCGCGGGCGTCGCCGAACAGCTGCTCACGGCGGGGGCGCTGTGGGTCGCTCTCGCCGGTACCGGCAGCACGGCCGCGTACGTCCCGCTCGTGGCGTTGGTGCCGCTCCCGCAGGTCGCCAGCGTCGTCCCGATCCCGGGCAGCGTGGGCGCGTACGACCTGTTGCTCGTCGGCGCGATCGTCGCCGTCGTCGCCGTCCCGGCGAGTGCGGCCACCGCCGCCGTGCTCGTCGTCCGGACGACCGCGCTCCCGGTCGCGTTCGTCGTCGGTGGCGTCGCCGCCGCCACGCTCCGGGGCTGGACGCCGCGTAGCGCGGACGGGTGA
- a CDS encoding molybdopterin biosynthesis protein, which yields MSDRREFRDLAEPETLRETIASLDLSGTPERVPLAEARGRVLAERVDADRDVPGFDRASMDGYAVRAADTFGADEAAPAVLRQVGTVHAGSEPDATVESGTCVEVSTGAVLPPGADAVVIVEETDEVPAHRLPDEGGADAHGASGGDDEASSGDGGVAGDDEASSGDEGVAGDGEASSGDEGVAGDDEASGDGTAVAVRSAVAPGENVMFAGADVAAGARALGPGTELTPREIGLLSALGVDEVPVRGQPTVGIVSTGDELVRPGEPLDDARGEIYDVNSYTIAAGVAEAGGEPRLYPHAGDDYEEMERLLIEASEECDLVLSSGSTSASAVDVIYRVIEDRGELLLHGVAVKPGKPTLVGRIGDGAYVGLPGYPVSALTIFRTFVAPAIREAAGLPAPATATVTGEMAVEERYEGGRRRLVPVGLVTDGDGETLVYPVDKGSGATTSLVDADGVVPVDPDTAFLAAGETVEVELFSPSVRPPTLFGVGEDDPALSRLLDRLDRPRYLPEGSRRGLRELRAGVPDVAVTAGPLDREPPGVELGGWRREWGLIVPPGNPADVTGVADLVDRELRFVNRDGDSGLRTSFGNAVADLADERDTVRRALVASIDGFDRAVRAHESPARRVLAGDADVGLGLRATADRLDAGFVSVGTQRVRLWAATDRQSKPGVDRLRAVLADSDAILAALPGYGLDAT from the coding sequence GTGAGCGACCGCCGCGAGTTCCGCGACCTCGCGGAGCCGGAGACGCTACGGGAGACGATCGCCTCGCTGGACCTCTCGGGGACACCCGAGCGTGTCCCGTTGGCCGAGGCGCGCGGTCGCGTCCTCGCCGAGCGTGTCGACGCCGACCGCGACGTGCCCGGCTTCGACCGCGCGTCGATGGACGGCTACGCGGTGCGAGCCGCCGACACCTTCGGCGCGGACGAGGCCGCCCCGGCCGTGCTCCGACAGGTCGGGACCGTTCACGCCGGCAGCGAACCCGACGCGACCGTCGAGTCGGGCACCTGTGTCGAGGTGTCGACCGGGGCGGTGCTCCCGCCCGGCGCCGACGCCGTCGTGATCGTCGAGGAGACGGACGAAGTTCCCGCCCACCGGCTGCCGGACGAGGGCGGTGCCGACGCGCACGGTGCGTCCGGTGGCGACGACGAGGCGTCCAGTGGTGACGGGGGAGTGGCCGGTGACGACGAGGCGTCCAGTGGTGACGAGGGAGTGGCCGGTGACGGCGAGGCGTCCAGTGGTGACGAGGGAGTGGCCGGTGACGACGAGGCGTCCGGTGACGGGACGGCCGTCGCGGTTCGCAGCGCCGTCGCACCCGGCGAGAACGTGATGTTCGCCGGTGCGGACGTGGCGGCCGGCGCCCGCGCGCTCGGCCCGGGAACGGAGCTCACCCCGCGCGAGATCGGGCTCCTGTCCGCGCTCGGGGTCGACGAGGTGCCCGTCCGTGGTCAGCCCACGGTCGGCATCGTCTCGACCGGTGACGAACTCGTCCGGCCGGGGGAGCCGCTCGACGACGCGCGCGGGGAGATCTACGACGTGAACAGCTACACGATCGCTGCCGGCGTCGCGGAGGCGGGGGGCGAGCCGCGACTGTACCCGCACGCGGGCGACGACTACGAGGAGATGGAGCGACTCCTGATCGAGGCCAGCGAGGAGTGTGATCTGGTGTTGTCCTCCGGGTCCACCTCCGCGAGCGCCGTGGACGTGATCTACCGCGTGATCGAGGACCGCGGGGAGCTCCTCTTGCACGGCGTCGCGGTCAAACCCGGGAAACCGACGCTCGTCGGCCGGATCGGTGACGGCGCGTACGTCGGCCTCCCGGGGTACCCGGTGTCGGCACTGACGATCTTCCGGACGTTCGTCGCGCCGGCGATCCGCGAGGCCGCGGGGCTCCCGGCGCCGGCGACGGCGACGGTGACGGGCGAGATGGCCGTCGAGGAGCGGTACGAGGGTGGGCGTCGCCGGCTCGTCCCGGTCGGGCTCGTGACCGACGGGGACGGGGAGACGCTCGTCTACCCGGTCGACAAGGGGTCGGGGGCGACGACGAGTCTCGTCGACGCCGACGGCGTCGTGCCGGTGGATCCCGACACGGCCTTCCTCGCGGCCGGGGAGACCGTCGAGGTGGAACTGTTCTCGCCGAGCGTCCGTCCACCGACGCTGTTCGGCGTCGGCGAAGACGACCCGGCGCTGTCGCGACTGCTCGACCGACTCGACCGCCCGCGGTACCTCCCCGAGGGGAGCCGTCGCGGCCTCCGCGAACTCCGCGCGGGCGTCCCGGACGTCGCGGTGACGGCCGGGCCACTCGACCGGGAGCCACCTGGCGTCGAACTCGGCGGCTGGCGCCGCGAGTGGGGGTTGATCGTCCCGCCGGGCAACCCGGCCGACGTGACGGGCGTCGCGGACCTCGTCGACCGCGAGTTACGCTTCGTCAACCGGGACGGCGACTCCGGCCTGCGGACGAGTTTCGGGAACGCGGTCGCGGACCTGGCCGACGAGCGCGACACCGTCCGCCGCGCGCTCGTCGCGTCCATCGACGGCTTCGACCGCGCCGTCCGCGCTCACGAGTCGCCCGCCCGTCGAGTGCTGGCCGGCGACGCCGACGTCGGGCTGGGGTTGCGCGCCACCGCCGACCGCCTCGACGCCGGGTTCGTCTCCGTCGGCACCCAGCGGGTCCGGCTGTGGGCTGCCACGGACCGCCAGTCGAAGCCCGGTGTCGACCGGCTGCGCGCGGTGCTGGCCGACAGTGACGCGATCCTCGCGGCCCTCCCCGGCTACGGACTCGACGCGACCTGA
- a CDS encoding molybdopterin molybdotransferase MoeA — translation MSHDRTTTGFKETTRVADALATLREHVDPHGRTERVPLAAADGRTLAAPVAADRPVPHEDRAAMDGYAVRAADTFGANVRSPATLRVVTRPGETPDDTTGPTVRSGEARRVDTGEPLPAGADAVVRVERVSRRDSAPTADDATELAVETAVTTGANVASAGEDVTADQPLYDAGHRLRPADLGLLRATGVSRVPVAERPAVAVIPTGEELVAEDPGSGETVETNGHTLAQFVARWGGVATRRDPVPDDPERLRAALAAATDADAVVTTGGSAVGERDLVPEAIAEVGEVSVHGLALEPGHPAALGVVDDTPVVSLPGYPVACLVVATQFLRPTVGRLAGGSVARFPIRRATLTRKVASEPGTRTFARVRLQTADGAERDGTSSSGSSTGDWTPTDSTPADDNCSAEPVRAAGAGVLSSVALADGWVVVPESREGFPAGTTVDVQLWSGPDAATAVAGGASA, via the coding sequence ATGAGTCACGACCGCACGACGACCGGGTTCAAGGAGACTACCCGGGTCGCGGACGCGCTCGCGACGCTGCGCGAGCACGTCGACCCCCACGGCCGGACCGAGCGGGTGCCGCTCGCGGCCGCCGACGGCCGGACGCTCGCCGCGCCGGTCGCCGCGGACCGGCCCGTCCCCCACGAGGATCGCGCCGCGATGGACGGCTACGCGGTGCGGGCCGCCGACACCTTCGGCGCGAACGTCCGGTCTCCGGCGACGCTCCGTGTCGTCACACGACCGGGAGAGACGCCCGACGACACCACCGGACCCACAGTCCGTTCGGGGGAGGCTCGCCGCGTCGACACCGGCGAGCCGCTGCCCGCGGGTGCCGACGCCGTCGTCCGTGTCGAGCGCGTCTCGCGACGCGACTCCGCCCCGACCGCGGACGACGCGACAGAACTCGCGGTCGAGACGGCGGTGACGACGGGTGCGAACGTCGCCAGCGCTGGGGAGGACGTGACCGCCGACCAGCCGCTGTACGACGCCGGCCACCGGCTCCGCCCGGCGGACCTCGGCCTCCTCCGTGCCACCGGGGTCTCGCGTGTCCCGGTCGCAGAGCGCCCCGCGGTGGCCGTCATCCCCACCGGCGAGGAGCTCGTCGCCGAGGACCCGGGCTCGGGGGAGACCGTCGAGACGAACGGCCACACCCTCGCGCAGTTCGTCGCCCGCTGGGGTGGCGTGGCGACCCGCCGCGACCCCGTCCCCGACGACCCCGAACGACTGCGGGCGGCGCTCGCGGCGGCGACGGACGCCGACGCCGTCGTCACCACCGGCGGCTCCGCCGTCGGCGAGCGCGACCTGGTACCCGAGGCGATCGCCGAGGTGGGCGAGGTGTCGGTCCACGGCCTCGCGCTGGAGCCGGGCCACCCGGCCGCGTTGGGTGTCGTCGACGACACGCCGGTGGTGTCGCTGCCGGGCTACCCGGTCGCCTGTCTCGTCGTCGCGACGCAGTTCCTGCGACCGACGGTCGGGCGCCTCGCCGGCGGCAGCGTCGCGCGGTTCCCGATACGACGCGCGACGCTCACTCGGAAGGTCGCCTCCGAGCCCGGCACGCGGACGTTCGCACGTGTCCGGCTCCAGACGGCGGACGGGGCGGAGCGCGACGGGACATCCAGTTCCGGCTCGTCGACGGGCGACTGGACGCCGACGGACTCGACGCCGGCAGACGACAACTGCTCGGCGGAGCCGGTGCGGGCGGCCGGCGCGGGGGTGCTCTCGTCGGTCGCGCTCGCGGACGGCTGGGTGGTGGTGCCGGAGTCCCGAGAGGGGTTCCCGGCCGGCACGACGGTGGACGTACAACTGTGGAGCGGGCCGGACGCGGCGACGGCGGTCGCAGGGGGTGCGTCGGCGTGA
- a CDS encoding ABC transporter permease subunit, producing MTWRTVMERDLTSVYRSRIGAGAAAVMALATVVGVGLLALSNEAAILGGVVGVFTLVTLAALVVTGRPRAVAGLTVTFTLAATGFVLLAPTGSPLRDQYTPEVSGAVTALGGALSFLVPVVALLASYGAFVRERETGSVRFLLGLPNSRDDAYLGKLLSRTLVVLLPLLGGLLLAAVLVPAFFEGGGVVAALGIAVVSVPYVVLFVGIGLAASAYAETTARAVAVSVTAFLVLRVGWTAVRFLAVALLDNPYPKPTWFYWTGRLNPINAYVRLTAGFGGALEYHPLLARPDEGVSTVATSPGFAAAVLLAWACVVPVVGLVLFRSRDLL from the coding sequence GTGACGTGGCGGACCGTGATGGAGCGCGACCTCACGAGCGTCTACCGGTCGCGGATCGGCGCGGGCGCGGCGGCGGTGATGGCGCTGGCGACGGTCGTCGGCGTCGGCCTGCTCGCGCTGTCGAACGAGGCGGCGATCCTCGGCGGCGTCGTCGGCGTGTTCACGCTCGTGACGCTGGCGGCGCTCGTCGTCACCGGCCGCCCGCGAGCCGTCGCGGGACTGACGGTGACGTTCACGCTGGCGGCGACCGGGTTCGTGTTGCTCGCCCCGACCGGCAGTCCGCTGCGCGACCAGTACACCCCGGAGGTGTCTGGGGCGGTGACGGCCCTCGGCGGAGCGCTGTCGTTCCTCGTCCCCGTCGTCGCACTGTTGGCGAGTTACGGCGCGTTCGTCCGCGAGCGAGAGACGGGGAGTGTGCGGTTCCTGCTCGGACTCCCGAACTCGCGCGACGACGCCTACCTCGGGAAATTACTGAGTCGGACGCTGGTCGTCCTCCTCCCGCTGTTGGGTGGGCTGTTGTTGGCCGCCGTGCTGGTACCGGCGTTCTTCGAGGGCGGCGGGGTCGTCGCCGCGCTCGGGATCGCGGTCGTGTCGGTGCCGTACGTCGTGTTGTTCGTCGGGATCGGGTTGGCCGCCTCGGCGTACGCAGAGACGACCGCTCGTGCGGTCGCGGTCAGCGTCACGGCGTTCCTCGTCTTGCGCGTCGGCTGGACCGCGGTCCGGTTCCTCGCCGTCGCGCTCCTCGACAACCCGTACCCGAAGCCGACGTGGTTCTACTGGACGGGCCGTCTCAACCCGATCAACGCCTACGTGAGACTCACCGCCGGCTTCGGCGGCGCGCTCGAGTACCACCCGCTGTTGGCGCGCCCCGACGAGGGTGTCTCGACGGTCGCCACTTCGCCGGGGTTCGCGGCCGCGGTGTTACTCGCGTGGGCCTGCGTGGTCCCCGTCGTCGGGCTCGTCCTGTTCCGCTCGCGCGATCTGCTGTGA
- a CDS encoding ATP-binding cassette domain-containing protein, which yields MSTPPPDRRSDGDPTDDGDRDTTRDAGDTTRATGDDTAGSAAAPTAESADAATTEAADAPALEIDGLTQRYGDLAAVEDLSITVERGEVYGFLGPNGAGKSTTINAALQFVSPTAGDVRVLGLDPATEPVAVRRRVGLLLEGFGAYPRLTGREHVEHATETKDAADDPDELLARVGLRDAADRPAGDYSKGMRQRMALAVALVGDPELLVFDEPSTGLDPNGARTLREIVREEARDGTAVFFSSHILDQVEAVADRVGILADGELIAEGSLADLRERFDTGTELTVTVTGTPDALLRRLRRQEGVAAVRARDDRIRVRCRGDGETKLAVLETVADAGVYRDFTVDRASLDDVFSRYTAEGGPVTADGTDDAVSSAGDPVSSARADGDDETAAQRKPAADGGDRA from the coding sequence ATGTCCACGCCTCCACCGGATCGGCGGAGCGACGGCGATCCGACCGACGACGGCGACCGCGACACCACCCGAGACGCCGGTGACACCACCCGAGCCACCGGCGACGACACCGCCGGGTCCGCCGCCGCGCCCACCGCCGAGTCCGCCGACGCGGCCACCACCGAGGCCGCCGACGCGCCAGCACTCGAGATCGACGGGCTGACACAGCGGTACGGCGACCTGGCCGCGGTCGAGGACCTCTCGATCACGGTCGAGCGTGGGGAGGTGTACGGGTTCCTCGGCCCGAACGGGGCGGGGAAGTCGACGACGATCAACGCCGCGCTCCAGTTCGTCTCCCCGACGGCCGGCGACGTGCGCGTCCTCGGACTCGACCCGGCGACAGAACCGGTCGCGGTCCGCCGGCGCGTCGGCCTCCTCCTGGAGGGGTTCGGCGCGTACCCGCGGCTCACCGGGCGCGAACACGTCGAACACGCCACCGAGACGAAGGACGCCGCCGACGACCCCGACGAACTGCTGGCCCGCGTCGGGTTACGGGACGCCGCCGACCGCCCGGCGGGCGACTACTCGAAGGGGATGCGCCAGCGGATGGCGTTGGCGGTGGCACTCGTCGGCGACCCCGAGTTGCTCGTGTTCGACGAACCCTCCACCGGACTCGACCCGAACGGCGCCCGGACGCTCCGGGAGATCGTCCGCGAGGAGGCGCGCGACGGGACGGCCGTCTTCTTCTCGTCGCACATCCTCGACCAGGTGGAGGCCGTCGCGGACCGCGTCGGCATCCTCGCCGACGGGGAGTTGATCGCGGAGGGGAGTCTCGCCGACCTCCGCGAGCGGTTCGACACCGGGACGGAGCTCACCGTCACCGTCACGGGGACGCCCGACGCGTTGTTGCGACGACTCCGCCGACAGGAGGGCGTCGCCGCGGTCCGTGCGCGCGACGACCGGATTCGCGTGCGGTGTCGCGGCGACGGGGAGACGAAACTCGCCGTGTTGGAGACGGTCGCGGACGCGGGCGTCTACCGCGACTTCACCGTGGATCGCGCCTCGCTCGACGACGTGTTCTCGCGGTACACTGCCGAGGGTGGTCCAGTGACGGCGGACGGGACCGACGACGCCGTCTCGTCGGCGGGCGATCCCGTCTCGTCAGCCAGGGCAGACGGTGACGACGAGACGGCGGCGCAGCGAAAACCGGCCGCAGACGGGGGTGATCGCGCGTGA
- a CDS encoding DUF5828 family protein — MEESISGFEVRGDWGDVVEHGERITHALREVGVTDGEWDEAETDYAAAFEEWDEWRPKAHERLGEDVEQKTAEQASVAEGEGEKAGEEPSDDLRTAGEKLSESYEQVAAGDDRGALERWQDSIDHVVRAADSAGRRAVRSVEDTVYRRVMTQLAPYYFDNALVSANVQKTTRGDEDGPVFVFEVNVNDDDLKAAVSDRLAEFDETVDRWHVDTQKDVDVAEAAEGVEPPTDSTDGDGTADRSESTTN; from the coding sequence ATGGAAGAGAGCATCTCCGGCTTCGAGGTTCGTGGCGACTGGGGCGACGTGGTGGAACACGGCGAGCGGATCACCCACGCGCTCAGAGAGGTCGGTGTCACCGACGGGGAGTGGGACGAGGCGGAGACCGACTACGCCGCGGCCTTCGAAGAGTGGGACGAGTGGCGGCCGAAGGCACACGAGCGACTCGGCGAGGACGTCGAACAGAAGACCGCCGAGCAGGCCAGCGTCGCCGAGGGTGAGGGCGAGAAGGCCGGCGAGGAGCCGTCGGACGACCTCCGGACCGCGGGCGAGAAGCTCTCGGAGTCGTACGAGCAGGTGGCCGCCGGGGACGACCGCGGCGCGCTCGAACGGTGGCAAGACTCCATCGACCACGTGGTGCGTGCCGCCGACTCGGCCGGCCGGCGGGCGGTCCGGTCCGTCGAGGACACCGTCTACCGGCGCGTGATGACGCAGTTGGCCCCCTACTACTTCGACAACGCGCTCGTCTCCGCGAACGTCCAGAAGACGACCCGCGGCGACGAGGACGGGCCGGTGTTCGTCTTCGAGGTGAACGTCAACGACGACGACCTCAAGGCCGCCGTCTCGGACCGGTTGGCCGAGTTCGACGAGACCGTCGACCGCTGGCACGTCGACACCCAGAAGGACGTCGACGTGGCCGAGGCCGCCGAGGGTGTCGAACCGCCGACCGACAGCACCGACGGTGACGGCACCGCCGACCGCTCGGAGTCGACGACGAACTGA
- a CDS encoding VOC family protein: MNVTAIDHVNLRIPADGVDDALAFYRDGLDLEIEGLDRYRDDEKPFFDVRLAPAHVIHLWPTSEFDRPEATNYDHVALLVDAGIDEIVATLEENDLAVESRLDEPLGATGTADAVYLRDPFGYRVELKAGATA, from the coding sequence GTGAACGTCACAGCCATCGACCACGTGAACCTCCGGATTCCGGCGGACGGCGTCGACGACGCGCTCGCGTTCTACCGCGACGGGTTGGACCTCGAGATCGAGGGGTTGGACCGCTACCGCGACGACGAGAAGCCGTTCTTCGACGTGCGACTCGCGCCGGCACACGTGATCCACCTCTGGCCCACCTCGGAGTTCGACCGCCCCGAGGCGACCAACTACGACCACGTGGCGCTGCTCGTCGACGCCGGGATCGACGAGATCGTCGCGACGCTCGAAGAGAACGACCTCGCGGTCGAGAGCCGACTCGACGAGCCGCTCGGCGCGACCGGCACCGCCGACGCGGTGTACCTCCGGGACCCGTTCGGCTACCGCGTCGAGTTGAAGGCCGGCGCGACGGCGTGA